The sequence GGACGCGAACTGTTACCGGATTTGACACAAAAGAAAAAAGCTGTTGTTTGGTTTGTATCAAATTGCACTGACAAGGAGAAACAATTTGAATACGTCACAAGTTTGGAAAAATCTCTTTTAGTGTACAGCCAAACTTTAGACATTTATGGTTGCGGAGATAATTTTTCTTCGCCAAAAGAAAATAGTACGGAAAATGATTTGCTGAGAGatgaatattttttctatttagATTTTGAGCCGTTTGATAATGTACTAAATGAATGTCCACTCGCACGGAACAGCGTTCCAATTGTGTACGGTCTAGAAAATTATTCTAGGTAAGTTAGAAttccatttaaataaaatttgatttaaGATCAGTGTGAGTAAGACGGTGCTCGCTTTCACAAATGATTAGGAAAATGTACGTGTTTTCTGAgggtaatataaaaaatttaataggaAACACAATtcaaacataataaattaataagttacATGCCTGTAAGGATCCAGCGAGAAAATTAGGCGTTAAAATCAATTGTTTGATGTCCACAGTCCACAGGTAAGAAGCATGTTAAATtatggttatttttttaaccCGTTCGTAAAAAAGATAAAATCGATCTTCATCTTAAACCTCTCATCAGCGAGTGTTAGATTTTGACTCCACAGGTCAAGTCAGAACGAATtgagcattattattatttacaacgacgggacttaatcgcgtaaaataagttttaaatttacctccgacgtttcgaggaggaggaggaggaggagggggaggaaatttaaaacttattttacgcgattaagtcccgtcgttgtaaataataatgagtaaaaatcgtgaaagtttaaatcagtgaattGAGCATTGTATTACAATAAACTGCAAAATGGAGATTAAATCCACATTTGTCATTGCACTTCCACTgtctgtaggtaggtactgctgtggcgcgacgacccgaattGCATCTTGCCCTCCGACACCCAAGACCCCCATGCTTCTCTGTCCAAATCCATCTCTGTCTaatcgacggcgccgagttcgctaagGCCTGTTTTGACTTCGTTATGAAGACGAAGGTAAATACCTCTCGATTGCTTTAGATACACACCTAgttaaaatgcgttttttttttagattcatGCCGCTGGGAACTTATATCAACGCTGAAAAATACATGCCCGAAAGTCTTGCCACGTTAATAGCCTACTATGTTAACAACCCCGACAAATATAGTGATTTCTATACCAACAGAGATTACGAAGCCCTGTACATCCCACCTAATGCGCGTGCGTACCATTGTCAGCTATGTGCAGCCATTAATAACGAGCAGATGATGGCGGCTAAAAAGATCTATAAGTTATTTAGGCATTGGTGGAATCCTGATTATGAAGAATTGTGTAAGCATACCGTAAAGTGGGGCTAATTGAAAACCACGGAGTTGTTTGGAAAATAGATATAAGTTTTGAATCCATATATTTTCTACCACGGCCGTGGTAGAGACGTAGATCTTCGTCGGACAACAGTTAATCTGATGTAATATTGGTTGATAATCACCATGGCGCCGTGGAATTCAACCACGgtcctaaaaaaaattgagtgcaTTGCTAGAAAATCGGGGCAAATTAACATCGTCCTACTTCTATTCAGATTTTGGTTCGTGGTAGGTTAAGGCTTTTTTAAATGTCCATACCAAATAGTACACATTATTGGGATCAAGTTTGACGATTTCATAAAGTGGGGctttttaagacattttttgaGGTTAATTGGTTTCAAGTACTAAACAGGTACTCACCTTGTAAACATTCATATGAAGGTAGGTTGTCCATGCTTTATTTTTAAAGGGATAGTGctgcaatagtagattgttaagcaagggatgaaaggcactcattttcATAAAGGCAGGTATTTttgcgctcgaacgcagtgagagcgacaaaagtccgaggctgaaatgatgccattcactcgagttaaacactctacttttcatttcgaatacaaggGAAGTAAAattcatgtgttttttttaaacatgaccaagtataattttttatagtattttttaagggtaccttcagttaacaatttaggcaaaagtgtctctatttatggaatggagaatCAAATATcataatggaaattgtataacaaatccatttaaactcaaatttcaattgcttatcgtaaaattaaaaaaaaatcgtacttcgaacgtaaaatgctctagtgcagacacgtatcatttcctgcacaccttttagaacaacaatgaccctctttcagagcatgggaattgaaatagtagattgttaaccaagggacgaaaggcactcatttctgccgaggtattttggcgctcgaatgcagtgagagcgccaatagtccgaggcagaaatgatgcctttcacccgagttaaacactctacttttcatttcgaatacgaggaaagtaaaatgcatgtattttttttaaaacatgactaagtatacatttttatagtatttcttgagggtactttcaattaacaattcagacaaaagtatcgttatttatggaatggagagtcaaatatcaaaataaaaattttattacaaatccatttaaactcaaatttcaattgcgtatcgtaaaaaaattaaaaaagtcgtacttcgaacgtaaaatgctctagtgcagacacgtatcattttctgcgcaccttttagaacaacaatgaccctctttcagagcatgagaaatgaaaaataaagatACACGTATCATAGAATATGCCCTATGACAAAAATCTACCCAACATGTATAGTCATGTACTTAAGAAGCATTAGTTACGTTTCATATGTTTTTTGTGGactgtaacaaaaaaattatttgcgaACGATATGACTATTATTGACACTGCTATTAATgcctgttatttattatttaattagactttagtaacttttttataaatattttagacaggaaaagaaaaatattctaTCTTGATTTgactaaaatttatatttagatttttctctttttatttttttgttaattgatGTACTGCTGTaaaaaacgtaaattttatgtaattataaaagcGCAGATTTAAGGTACATAAGCATGTGATTATAGTTAATTTAAAGAATTTTACAGTCAAAAAAAGATTTTCGGGAATCTTCTTTAGTGTACACAATTTTGTGAATTTTTTCGTCCCGAAATTTATTAGAAAATTATGGTTaccctgtttttttttccttaggcGGTCGTTTCTGAAGCGTCTCAAATAGGCATAATCACGTTTAAAACAATACAAGCttcaaaattcaataaaaatcagCGCGAGACCCATCGATTTCCATATAGCCCCAACCATGAAATATTTGAGACCACCTCTTTAGACATCATTACGCGTTCTGTGTTAATAATTCAAACATGTATAGTACATACAATAATGGAGAAAGATGCGTTTTatccattaaaaattaaaaaaatatttttggtataagATATGGAGTTACTGATGTTTTATTCCAAAAATTTTACCGAATAACCCCAGTTTAcggcatataatatattaataataataaaatgcatttattttacacATCATGGACAACATGGTCCATTTTTTTACTGTCGCGCACTACGGAGCGTCGCATGAAAACCATCCACGTCCGCGtccgcgaacatgcccgacCATGCCCGACGCACTGCAGTACCGAGGCAGCCGCAAGAGTACCCTGAACGTGTCATTATATTGTACTCGTACGCGCATGacgttaatagtattttatacaatcgtgatataatagagagcttttcaatcgagtaccgtgtttaaacaacgaagcttgctgagttgcttaagtaaggtacgagattgaaaagcttgattatatcactattgtatacaatactttttctacgagacaaaaaaataatactttcaacagTTTCAAATagtcatataggtaaacaaaccaaaagtatacagctaagatacgcgagccgccgcagcccgcgataccttcatacacgtatgcgccccggccgccgggcccggcgcccccggcgggttggtcaacgacatcttctcgtaactcatgaggccctggtacctgctccttgttaaattcaattttaaggcagtttttttctcgatttttgccaccgtagcctatggagactaacaagcaatgctaagcggttttcttagggtatggatgttgctatatgaagggtgtcacatgcgcgtttctgacttatgaatcaattgtttctactacaacataaaataaaatgtttttgttggccaaccaatcacaaagcagatgcgacgcaccAGCGTGTGCCTAATTTTCAttaaatcgagtctccttaaacaagaaatattttatcgaaatgtatgaagttctattttcaaaatttttataattgactaaaccgtatcgataaaattcttatgctcgagtcggaagtgccataagtatccaacgttgaaaagaataaggttgtagtgttgcatatgaagtcgtaatacacagattatactcgacgagtagaaaaaagccCTTTGCGTGTACCGAGCTCACAAGATGCAGGTGTATAGCATTGTACAGAACGCTCGAAATAATGTATAACTTGTACTTGTACACCTGCTCCCTCTCAATATCAGCGTCATCACGGAAATCGTCAGTTACCAAGTGCCCaaggtatttaaataagtacACCCTTTTCAGTTGCATGCTAAAATGGGTGGGAACTGGTTTACTTGCTTCTCGCTTTGAAATACGGATTGTTCCATTAATCAGATCCCCACTATATTTGTTACGCTTGTatgtgttgtttttgtaaacatccGTTAAACTGATCCCTACATAATGGAAAGCGGATAAGGGCTTGAATCAATTAATGTCCTAAGCCAGCAGAAGCTTTTGATACGGGTGCTTATTGGTCGTAGATTCAACCTCAATAGATTTTGCATTAGGGTGTAATTATAGATGTATAAGATGTGTAAGAAGACTTtccaaaaaaattgaaaaaccttACTCTATAAATAAAGGACTTTCAATCGGTAATTTTAGAAACTGAATTTAACGGCACGGAATAAGTCTGAGCATCTGCTCAATTCATTCTTATAACTTGGTGAGTTCCTGGCCGATGTAGTGTAAAACATAATAAAGATAAGGTAAAagcaacttataaataaattaaaaatgcctAAGGTCCTTGCCGTTAGGGACAGGATGCCCAGAAAGCTGGCTGTATTTATAGCAATACGGATCCGCTGGGTGCGATAGTGAAAGGacttatactttttttaaagttgtttaaAATGATCTGTTCAGCGGGAAAGTGATCTGCGTTATTTGTAATGGGAACCCTAGTATGGAATACGGCAGgtgatgtaggtacataaattagaAGATAGATGAATGATTAAATAAGAATGATTGATTTGATTTCATCAGTATCGGTATTGTGTAGTAAGGCAGGTGATATGGgtttctattgtttcccatatagttttaagttataatgtattgtttgtctacattttcgttagtcataatttggtttttctcagaaacgcgtaactttttaggattgccataaaacaaacctaagctaacctaacctatctataggataacctgaagAAAATCGTGAAAAGTTaaaggtttcagaattatgtctaattattatatgtatagatgataatatgacaatcaattatgactttcaataattagctccatgcatgaatttatttttatttttggattcataatttatatcgttggaacaccggaaatgataaaaatacttttgtaaaccttaacattattttatttaaaaatatttaaaatgttcaaaatttttgagcggttgaaacgctcataatttttggcgcgaattcgacagagcgtgatgacgtcacacgttgggcggcccaactgacgtttgctactaatgacactaatctgtcgaacgcgtgacgtcacgtggcgtttcgagcgtttcgctcactagcttttcgcgggcaaatttttgtactttttatttatagttttaagtaattaaatggtaatttaaaaacggaaatgcatttgtaacatgatataacggtaacaaacatccgaataaaacatatttcgttcaaatataaacttcatgcatgaggctaattatgtcaaacaaatggACCccgatatgtatgtataataaagtACACTAAACTTTAGTGAGAAAAGTATATCGTAGAGTAAGTGTATCGTATAGGCGGGGCGTCAAACATACATTATCATTAGGCAAGCTTTAGCaaattttacttgatttctaTTGAGACCTAGAGGGAaacaagttaaattaaaataacaccaAATCCACCAATGTTGGCTAACACTATCCTCAAAATTTACTAAACTAGAAGGCCTTTTTACTGTAGCACCGGTAAGCAAAATGCCTTGGTAATCGTTTCAGTAGCGTCAAAAACCTATGTAACTCTGTATAAGACgaatatagtctaaggaaaaaacgtgcctcggaaatcacgaaaatttgattctcgcacagatagcgctaccaccaatactaACCTTtagcctattctcggctagatggcgttgacggtttcgtttgttatttaacaattttaacacatatcagtgaaagaacatgggtcaaaatcatataaaaataataaatacaaataaaaaataatttatccacatatatatacattttttgatatttttatttttagttttaattgtgttgatagatggcagtaaatttactgtgaccaCAAAATtttgtactatgacagtacccctttATCCtatatatggatggtatagaaaggatcgcaatctcttatggcagaattgttgtaaaagtgaccgcgttaagctttaaataatagttcctaatctctccggtggcgctagttagtctctgggacatgagtataacatgaaccatataaggcaacaaataacccgaccaaattacgtaggttgtttttggtagtatttcggtgtatggtggcgccgcctaattactgttttttgatggacacttttcatacaaatagagatttggctcctttatacagtctccatgatccTATATATTCCCTTTGGTAGCGTTAATGTTGCAACAGTATACTGCTTCCTGTTTCTAGTTTGAAAGATATTTGTCATTTTCTAAATTATCCCGCTTTCGAAATTACACCAATGCACAAGCACatcgtcggcctaaatcgcaaacctcgtaactcaatctgaccaaattttacaggaggcacaaaaaacttcattaccaaaaattttgcatgaagacttgcttagtattttttacataatgttaTGTTAAATTTAGCCGTCAGAttgttaaaaacatattttattttaagtcacTTGAACCTGGAAAATTTGGAGTTACGagtttttcttgaaaattttAGAAAGCTAATCGGGAGTTAAGAGTTTTACTATAAAAATCCGTAATAAAAATAGAGGATAATCTTTTGATCTGAACAGGGTAATTgtggattaaaaaaataaaatacttgcaaattaaaaaatatttatcaaaagcCTCTTCTGGCTTCACACGCTAAAGTGGGAGTACAGAATTGCAGCGAGTCGATAGTAGTATCCCATGGTTTTGGTAGCTGGAATCATAGGGGGCAAATTTAATGCTTGTCAACTTCCTCGAGAGAGGGGCTTTGATGAATTCGTTCGCCAAGAAAAAGCCCAAAAGGAAGTGGACATGGCGGAGCCCCGATACtatgacaaaaaatgagatcaatttcatcattaccGACAAAAAGCACATATTCAGAGACGTCTCAGTGATCAACAGGTTCAACACCGGTATAGTGATCACCGACTTGTTAGAGGCTTTCTGAATATCAACTATAAGCTCGAAGGTGTCCGTTTGATGAAGTCCAGGCTCCGACCTAGCCTGCTCCAAACCATGGTAGGATCTGCAGCATTCCAGTCGAACCTGGAGAACCGATTCGCTGCCGTGGAAAGCACAAATGCCGTTGACATAAACCAGACCCTCAAAAATGTGGTTGGAATCCTCAGGGACGGAGGTACGAGATTTTGTGAAGTACAGCGTAAAGCCGGGAGGTCGAAGCTTTCGGAGGAAACCCTCAGGCTCACGAAGGAACGACAGGAAGACCCACCAGCCATTTAGTCACAGCGACGGGCTCTAAACAAGAAGATTGGCAAACTAGTACGACGTGATCTCCGGTGCTCCAATACACGCTTCATCGAGCAAGCGATTGAACAGAATCGGGGGTCAGAAGTTTTTGTCCAGTCCCTTGGAAGAAGCCACCTGGCGAAGTTGGCCACAACTGCTGGGGCTGTTATATCCTCCCGGTCGGGGATTCTATCTGAAATCGAATCCTTCTATAGCCAGCATACTTAAGTTTTTTGCCTACATAAAATTTCATGACTTTTGACCAGCGGCAAACCCACCGCGCGGGATCGGTTACTTTCATTACGGACATAACGTCGTATTAGAAACGTCgggatttattaattaattattttaacacgaGATAGTCTCGACCAAAGTCACAGAAAGATTAAATAATTTGCGTAGAAAACCACGTAACTAATCTTCATGCCTAAAGATCCACGCGAAGCAAACCTCGTATGTCCACGGCACGCAACCAAACGACATTTTCAATAGTCTAATGTGTTTAAATTTGATAAATATCTATCGAGAATACACAATTAGTAAAATCGTAGAACCTTATTACACATACCTGTTATTCAGCACTCGTTTTCTTCCTAAATATTTACGCAAAACTGACGTGCAGTCACAACGCCATCGCAAACTGATGTACTGAAGGGAGTGGCGGGGAGGAGATACGAGGTATTTCTTTTACGAAATGGCGGTCAGGAGTTGCGAGGTTttctattttgctttttaaatgtaaacggtttatttttggtatttaagagttttgccgttagatgcgttcagaatagtactatctaaaagtgtcaaaacatgaatttcaaaaaaaatggagttacgaggtatgcgatttaggccgacgaCATACAGTTAAAGAAATGTAGGTACCACGAATTGACATTTACGTTACAGACTGCGTGAACTTGATAGCATTCCCTCTCTTTCGCACCAATacatc is a genomic window of Cydia strobilella chromosome 20, ilCydStro3.1, whole genome shotgun sequence containing:
- the LOC134750751 gene encoding alpha-(1,3)-fucosyltransferase C-like encodes the protein MLPFSKTLAFLYIWITIKPSTVTANLTKFILVWTNDKEYTHNNRINSRRADGQLMFTKSNCPVQNCYITDDKNFFGKENEDRFDAILFNGLYIDMFKDVNDLPKRGSNSWNAKYIFVFAESRCNNTVKYCNETIPVCNDIFDNFFNWTATYKKGSEIVFSTYENSLRQKMFMACKDHIGRELLPDLTQKKKAVVWFVSNCTDKEKQFEYVTSLEKSLLVYSQTLDIYGCGDNFSSPKENSTENDLLRDEYFFYLDFEPFDNVLNECPLARNSVPIVYGLENYSRFMPLGTYINAEKYMPESLATLIAYYVNNPDKYSDFYTNRDYEALYIPPNARAYHCQLCAAINNEQMMAAKKIYKLFRHWWNPDYEELCKHTVKWG